The sequence below is a genomic window from Legionellales bacterium.
GAAATTGTTCATGATTTTCGATTTTTTGCTCAATAATTTGCTTTTGTTTTTGATAATGATTTTGATATGAAGCCGTTTTTAAATTCAGTTTTGCTAAAATATGGCGTTGTTTGGCGAGTCGTTGTTCAATATCGGTGAGTTTCGCTTCTTGCGAAACAATGGTTGAATTAATCTTGCCGACAAATGCTTGATAATTTTGAAACATGCCAATTTGACTACGATTAACTTTTTGTCG
It includes:
- a CDS encoding flagellar FliJ family protein gives rise to the protein MKTDHKRKLERINKVIDLARRKEQEQAKVVQRIAKHYEQELQKLNQLRQYQADYTSPQARQKVNRSQIGMFQNYQAFVGKINSTIVSQEAKLTDIEQRLAKQRHILAKLNLKTASYQNHYQKQKQIIEQKIENHEQFLADELYSASRRNHKDR